The genome window ATCCTCCACGGTGCCTTCCGATCCCGCTTCTTCATCTGCACAATGCTCCTCTACCGATGTATTTCTACATCCCACAGCTTCGGTGTCATGTTTTAGCCCCGGACATTTTCGGCGCAAAATCTCTCGACTAGTGAGCTATTACGCACTCTTTGAATGTATGGCTGCTTCTAAGCCAACATCCTAGTTGTCTTTGAAATCTCACATCCTTTTCCACTTAACATGTACTTTGGGACCTTAGCTGGTGGTCTGGGCTCTTTCCCTTTCGACAATCGAACTTATCTCCGACTGTCTGACTCCTGTACATCCTTCCTATGGCATTCGTAGTTTGATATCTTTTGGTAAGCGGTGAGGCCCCCTCCAGAAGTCAGTGCTCTACCTCCATGGAAGTAATACAAGGCTAGCCCTAAAGCTATTTCGAGGAGAACCAGCTATCTCCGGGTTCGATTGAAATTTCTCCGCTATCCACAAGTCATCCCCGCCTTTTTCAACAGACGTGGGTCCGGTCCTCCATTCCCTGTTACGGAAACTTCAACCTGCTCATGGATAGGTCACCCGGTTTCGGGTCTACTGCATCAGACTCTTTCGCCCTATTAAGACTTGGTTTCCCTTCGGCTCCGTGCCTTTCGCACTTAACCTCGCCTGATACACGTAACTCGCCGGACCGTTCTACAAAAAGTACGACGTCGCTCGCGCTTCGTCTGCTTGTAAACATAGGGTTTCAGGTTCTTTTTCACTCCCCTCCCGGGGTTCTTTTCACCTTTCCTTCACAGTACTGCTTCTCTATCGGTCACTAGGTAGTATTTAGGCTTACGGGGTGGTCCCCGCTCGTTCACGCAAGGTTTCTCGTGTCTTACGCTACTCTGGATCCTGCCGGCTATCTTTCGCTTTCCCCTACAAGACTTTCACTTTCTTTGGTAGGCTTTCCCAAAACCTTTCGGGTAGCTATCTTTCGCTTCCTGCAGTCCGAACCCCATCCGGCTTTCGCCCCATGGTTTGGCCTCTTTCCCTTTCGCTCGCCACTACTCAGGAAATCGATGTTTCTTTCTCTTCCTCCGGGTACTTAGATGTTTCAGTTCCCCGGGTTCCCTTACTGACGCTATTTGATTTACGTCAGCATGACATGTCTTCCACATGCCGGGTTTCCCCATTCGGTAATCCGTGGATCACAGGATATTTGCTCCTCCCCACGGCTTTTCGCAGCTTATCACGACCTTCTTCGGCTCCTAGTGCCAAGGCATTCCCCCTATGCTCTTACTTCCTTGAACTTTGTCCGCGCCTTTGTTTAATAAACAAAGACTGTAGCTTGACTTTCCTGAGAATCAACATTGTATATGTTGTTCTTTCAAGTTTAATTTAGTAAAATTTGAAGTTGCTTTCCTTTATTGCCTTCCAAAATCCAGCTGCTGTCGCAGCTGCCACGCTTCGCGTTCGTTGATTTTGTCAGTATTGCATCGGTAAATGCAAATGCCTGCTTCGCAGTCGCTTCCATTTCCCTTGCATGCAATAAATTAAAGTTTTTTACCCTGACATTTTTTAGATTGGAAACTTCAAAGTTCTTCTTCTCCGTTTCCAGGATAACAAAAACATTTTCATGTTTTTCTCTCTTGTCTAATCATCAGTTTATTTTTCTTATTTAATTGTTAAGTTTACAGGCCTGATTGACCTGCCTGCACGTCAGTGCGGCTCAATGCAGTTTTTTTTGCATTTCCACCGGATAATATTACTATTATCCCAGTGGGCTTAAGTGGACTCGAACCACCGACCTCACGCTTATCAGGCGTGCGCTCTAACCGGCTGAGCTATAAGCCCGGAAATGGCGACCACCTACTCTCCCAAGCCGTCTCCAGCTAAGTACCATCGGCCGCCCACGGCTTAACCATCGTGTTCGGGATGGGAACGGGTGTTTCCCATGGACGTATCGTCACCATAAATTTCAATTTCAAGAAGAAACCAAGCAACACCTCTCGATAATTGCTTCGGTCTTTGCGACTGTTTTGGTTCCCCAAGGCCATCGCATGCCTATTCTTTCAGGTTCATGAGTACCCTCACTCCCCCTACTCTTCCTTAGAAAGGAGGTGATCCAGCCGCACCTTCCGATACGGCTACCTTGTTACGACTTCACCCCAGTCATCGGTCTTGCCTTAGACAGCTTCCTCCTTGCGGTTGGACCACTGCTTTTGGGCACTCCCAACTCCCATGGTGTGACGGGCGGTGTGTACAAGGCCCGGGAACGTATTCACCGCAGCATGCTGATCTGCGATTACTAGCGATTCCAACTTCATGTAGTCGAGTTGCAGACTACAATCCGAACTGGGACGGACTTTCTCGGATTCGCTCCAGGTCTCCCCTTCGCTTCCCTTTGTATCCGCCATTGTAGCACGTGTGTAGCCCAGATCATAAGGGGCATGATGATTTGACGTCATCCCCGCCTTCCTCCGTGTTCTCCACGGCAGTCTGTTCAGAGTGCCCGGCCTAACCCGCTGGCTACTAAACATAAGGGTTGCGCTCGTTACAGGACTTAACCTAACATCTCACGACACGAGCTGACGACAACCATGCACCACCTGTCATTCCTGTCCCGAAGGACATATCCATTTTATAGAATACTTCAGGAAGATGTCAAGATCTGGTAAGGTTCTTCGCGTTGCTTCGAATTAAACCACATGCTCCACCGCTTGTGCGGGCCCCCGTCAATTCCTTTGAGTTTCAGCCTTGCGGCCGTACTCCCCAGGTGGAGTGCTTATTGCGTTAACTTCGGCACCGACCCTCTATAGGCCAGCACCTAGCACTCATCGTTTACAGCGTGGACTACCAGGGTATCTAATCCTGTTTGCTCCCCACGCTTTCGTGCCTCAGCGTCAGTTTCAGTCCAGAAAGCCGCCTTCGCCACCGGTGTTCCTCCTAATATCTACGCATTTCACCGCTACACTAGGAATTCCGCTTTCCTCTCCTGTACTCTAGTAACATAGTTTCCAATGCACCCCTGGAGTTGAGCCCCAGTCTTTCACATCAGACTTACCTTACCGCCTACGCACCCTTTACACCCAGTCATTCCGGATAACGCTTGCCCCCTATGTATTACCGCGGCTGCTGGCACATAGTTAGCCGGGGCTTCTTAGTCAGGTACCGTCATTTTCTTCCCTGCTGATAGAAGTTTACAATCCGAAAACCTTCTTCCTTCACGCGGCATTGCTGCATCAGAGTTCCCTCCATTGTGCAATATCCCCCACTGCTGCCTCCCGTAGGAGTTTGGGCCGTGTCTCAGTCCCAATGTGGCCGATCACCCTCTCAGGTCGGCTACTGATCGTCGCCTTGGTGAGCCTTTACCTCACCAACTAGCTAATCAGACGCGGGCCCGTCTTACACCACCGGAGTTTTTCACACCAGATCATGTGATCCTGTGCGCTTATGCGGTATTAGCGCAAATTTCTCTGCGTTATCCCCCTGTGTAAGGTTGGTTGCCCACGCGTTACTCACCCGTTCGCTACTTCCCGTCCCTTCCCTTGTCCGAAGACTTGTTCCAGAACTTCTCGTTCAACTTGCATGTGTTAGGCATGCCGCCAGCGTTCATCCTGAGCCAGGATCAAACTCTTAAAAATAATTTTTTCCTTCGCTCTTATCTGCCTGCTCTTTTACAGAGCTACTGGCTTGACTGTTACTCATCGCCTCGCTTGCGCTCGGCGTTTGAATTAACTTGGTATTACTTGGTTTTTCTTCTTTTGAAATTGTTAAGTTTTGGGCTTTTCAAAAGCCCTGCGGCGTTTGCCGCTTCATTGCTTCCTTGCGGAGCAACGAAAGTTATTATAGCAAAGTTCTTTTTACTTGTCAACACCTTTTCCAATTTTTTTTGAAAAAGTTCTGTTCTTATTTTATTTTTCCGGAAAAACTCCTATTTCATCCCTATTCTGTCATTTCCCGAATAAACCAATCGCGCAGACTGATGTTACTTTTTTGCAATTCCGCCTTTGGCCTGTCAGCTTTCAGTCGACCCTGTTTCAGCAAAAGAAAGCGCTGACACAGAGTTTCTGTTTCCGCCATATTATGGGAAGCCAGTAAAATGGTGGTACCCAAGCTTTGATTTAAGTTTTGCAGCATTTGCATAATCTTAGCCGCCGCTAAAACATCCATTCCGACGGTGGCTTCATCCAAAATCAGCAACTGCGGTCGGTGCAAAATCGCTGTACCGACATTGATCCGGCGCTGCATACCGCCGGAATATTCCCGTACCGGCCGATCAATTTGTGCTCCCAGTTCGCACAGCTCCAATACCCAAGCAATCGCTTCGGCCAGCGCCCGACCGCCGAGACCATAGGCTCTGCCCCAAAAATCCAGATTCTGTCTGCCTGTCAGTTCCGAAAAAAGCATAATCTCCTGCGGAACATATCCCATTTCCCGCCGAATTACTTGCGGCTCTTTTTGAATATCCTTTCCTTTATAATAGATAAAACCGCTGTCGGGCTTTAATAAAGTGGCGATCATCTCAATCGTGGTTGATTTGCCGGCGCCGTTTACTCCCAAAAGCCCGATTATTTCACCGCTTTCAGCCGCAAACGACAGGTCGTTGACCGCCGTCACTTTCTTATAACTTTTTTTTACATTTTGCAGTTCCAGTAGTTTCATAAATTCTCTCCGGCTTATCCTCCGCCTAAATAACATGGCAAATCTTTTTTATTCTAAACTCAGCTCCGCTATCTTATCATGTTTTCCGTTTTCCGACAATCCATATCTCCCTTTCAGCCGCAATGCTTTCGCGGCCAGTTTCGTCCTCAAATTATGGTTTTTCCGGTGACGTTCCTTTGGGCCAGCCAAGTCTTAATTCAACCGCTGCGAAGCCCGGCGCTCACTGTCATAGAAAAAGCTGTCGCCGTACTGTCCCTGATAAGGCAGGTTTCCGGTTCCCTTGGGCTCGGTCAGATAGCTGAAGTACAACTCTCCGTTTTTATAAATCTGCCATTCCAACTGCACCAAGAGATATCCGTCATGCAAAAACGGCTCTTCATTTAGCCGAATACCTGTCTTCCCCTGAAAACTCGTTCCTTTGGCAACGGCATAAGTTTCGTTCGGCAGGAAAAAGCGCAGATACCAGTTCTGTCGCGAAAGGTACACATCATCAGTCTTTACTTCCCTGGGCTTTTTAATCCGGTCAGCCAAGTCCCGGCCGCTGTAAAGCTTTAACCGCTCACCGATAACAATCCGGCTGTTATCCCCCAACGGTACATAACGGCTGCCAATCAAATCGTCCAAATAGGTTTGATAGGTCATATCATTTTTTCTTTTTTGCTTTTCCAGGAGCTTGGCCGTATCATCAAAATGTTTATTGCTGATCCACAGAGAAAAGTCTTTTAATCTTGCCTTTTGCTCAATCTCCGTATTGACCGCACTAATCTGCTTCAGCTTCTGGTTGGCATGATAGTATAAATCAACCTCGGTTTTTTTACCCTGCTTATCGACAAAGAAATAATGCGGCACTACTTTAATCGAATCGGCTTCATAAAATAGATCGCTGTTGGTTGTCAGCATTAAGTCAACCGGCATCCCCAGGGCAATGCCGTCCTGCCGGTTTGCGAGCTTGCCGGCCTGCGGATAAACCGGCATTTCTAAGCTGGCATAGTTTCGTCCGTCGGCAATCTGCAAAATCCGGCTGTCCATTACCTTGCCAAAGACTGCCACTGTAAAGTCCTGAACCGCTTTTTCGTTTTTAATATCTTTATTGGCCAAATATTCAAAGGCTTGACTGGCTTCATCCCTTAAGTTGACCGGCAGGCTGCGGAAAGAAATATCGTGCTTCTCGCCTTCTTTGGCCCAAGCGGGGATAAAGTAGCTGGCCGTATCTTTTTCTGCTCCGGCCGGAAAATCATACCATTTGCCGGCCGGCCGATAAATACCGGTATAGTCCGTCCCCTCATAAACATCAAAGCTGAACCGCACCTGCCGTTTGGCAGTGTAAGCACTGTAATCACGGCTGCCATAGCCAGGAATGGCTAAATGCTCGCCGCTTAGCGGATAGGTAACGGCAAAGCTTTCCTCTTTCATGTATTGCTTTTGACCGTCTTTTGCTTTCGGATATTTTTCACCCGGTCCAAATGTCCGATCCGATAGGCTGGGATAGCAAACGACCGGCGTATGCGCCGTGACCGGGTTTCCGGTCAGGCTTTCTTCCTTAGTTGCCGAAAAGTCCCCGCCATAGGAGAAAGCCAGCCGGTAAACGGCTCTGCCGGTAGTCGGCGCATCCTTTTGATTGGGTGTCGCCGTCGGAATGACAATTCCGTCCTGATACAGAACATCGGCGCTAATCTTGGGTGAAGCCGGTATCGACTCACCGGCAGTAATGGTGTGGCCATTAATCGTTAGCGTGGCATTCGTTGTTTTACCATTTTGATAGCCACCGCTGGTCATACTAACAGTTACAGGACTGTAATTTTGAGGCATCAGGGTCAACTGACCGCCCGGCAAAACGGTGCTGTTAATCTCGGCTGAAGCAATTTCATAGACATAAGCCCAAGCAATATCCATATAAGGATATTCTTTTTTCTCTACGCCGACTAATTTCATTTTTCCGGTTTTCGGATCTGGCTCATACTTCTTTTCCCATTCAATATGCACTCGCTTTTCCGGCAAATACAAACCTTTATACTGATCGATAATAACATTGGCATACAGCTTTTCGGTAGCGGGGATTCCCTTTGCCACATCAAAGATTTCCTGCCCCGGCTTTTCCGAAGCCAGTCGCAATATCCCCCCCTGAAAATCGGCCGCCTGGGGAATCAGCGGCTGAACCAGTTCTTCGGCGGTAATTTCTATCGGTGTCTTCGACGTTCTCAGCCAATCCTTGGGCATACTGGCAGTGACTTCATAGATTTTGCCATCATCCCCTAAGTTACGGAAAGAAATCAAAGTCCGCCTCCCCTCGGCCATCGGATACACCAAAATCGCCGCTTTCAGCATCGCCTCTTCCATTTCCTTGGTAATATTTTCCCGGTCAAAACCTTTGCCGAACTCGGCTTCAAAGCTGTCTTTGATTAGGTTGATATAGTAGTAGTGCTGGCGTTTTCGCTCATCTTTGGTCAGCAGTTCTATTTTTTGCCATAAACTGGTTTTCTCATTCTGATTTTTTATCCAGTTAAATTGACTAAATGGCTTACCGTTATAAGCATCTGCCGGATAATCCGGGTTTTCTACCAAGTATCCTTCTGGGGTAGTGCCCAAATATTTCCACTGCCCATTTACCTTTTTATTATCGGTGATGGTCTTTTTAAAGCCTTCTGTTATGTCAAAACAAGAAAAACGTGGTTTTTGAACATTTTCTTTTGTTACCAATAGCCCATGCTTCGCCCATACTTCTTCACTAAAATTTTCTATTCCCCTCTTAGCATACTCTGCATTTTGCGCGGCAAAAATTGTTAATGTCTTTTCCATTTCCTCTTTGGAATAAACATTGTCTGCTTTTACCGGCAAAAGAAAGGCTGACAATACACTGACAGTCAATGCAAATGCAATTCCCATTTTTTGATATCTTTTCATATCCGCCTCCTATCGAATCTTAGGGAAATTATAATCATAAATTTCTTTATATAATTTTTGCCATTTGGCATCCATATAACAAATATTAAAAACAACATCATACGCATTACCATCAAAGTCTTCCGCATTGCTGTTTATTATGGTACGAATTTCCATAAAACGAATGAGATAGCGATTATTATCTAAAATAAAATCAACGTTGCGATAACCCAAATGCTCAATCGCATTGGTTTTTTTTCTTAAATATTGCATTACCTTTTCTGCTTCTGCTTTTGGCAGACGGCGCAGCAGCAATTTTTCAAAATCTTCCAACTGTCCCGGTGATTTCATCCCCTCGTCCGTGTATTTAATAATTCCCCTTATTTCATCAACACTAAGATTTGGCCAATCATTGTCCTCAATTACAATATTAACTCTTGGCGAATAGTGCAATCCCCCTTTAGTCATATTCCGGTCTTCCAGCACCCGGGTCAATTTAGGAATACTTTCATCCGCTGGATTCACCCACTTGCTGCCGCCGTAATAGTGAGCAGCCAGCTCTGTCTCCTGCTTTTGCTTCATCACTTCCGGCTGAAAAGCCGACCGGCGGCTGGGGGTAAGCAGACGCATAACGACAGTAGCGGCCTCCGCTCTGGTCAGGATTCCCTGCGGCTTAAAACTGGTGTCCTCATAGCCAGTCAAGAGGCCCAGAACATAGGCTTCCTTGACCGCTTTTTGATAGGCTTCTTTGCCGGCAGTTGTCTTTTGATAAGCCCCGACCAGAACAAAATCCAAGATTGCCGCCTCCGCCTGACTAATATCCAGCTTTGATAAGTCCTCGCGGCCGGCTAAAAAGCGCATCATTAACAGCGCCATTTCCTCACGGCTAATTTCCGCCCGAAAGTCAGCAAAATCGCCGTCCTGCAAAATCCCCATTTCTTTCGCCTTGTTTAAATAGTTAATCGCCCAGTATTCGGAATTATTTGCCGCTGTTTGGCCGCCCGTCCGCACCAGCATAGTAATAAACTGGTCAGCCGTCAGTTTGGTATCCGCCCGAAAGCTGCCGTCGGGATAGCCCTTGATGATTCCGTTGCTGTTAGCCGCTAAGGCGGTAACATCGGCGGCATACCATTCCTTGCCCTTGATATCGGTAAAGCTGACCGCTTTTACCGGCGCAGCGCTAAAGCTCCAAAAGCCGGCTAAAATACTGACGCTCAGCAGCAATGCCCAAAACGCCCGCCGGCTGCTTTTTTCTGATTTACTCAAAAACTTTCCTTTTTTTGCCATTTCGGTAATCCGGCGTTGAAAGGTAGTCGGCACTTTGTTTTGACTTCCGGCAAGACCTGTTCTTTTCATTTCTGTTTTTTGCGTCATTATGATTCCCTCCTAATATTAAATTGCGTGGTTTGTTCCGGATTAGCCCGATTGTTTCGGCTTGTTACTTACCGGCTGCTGCTTGCAGTCTGATTTTCCGGCTGTTACCGTTGATTATTACTGACTGCCTAGCATTTACTAATTCTATTTTAACATTTTTTTCTCAAAAAGTCGTCCACAATTTGTGGAATTAATAAAAATCGAAAAAGCCTCATAAATAATCCCTGTGTTTCTTGACATTTTTTCAATAAATTGATACACTGAAAAAAAGATGTAAGGGGACTTGAACCAATGAAAAGCAAGCAAAATATAAATTATCTTTCTCTTCTCTCAAACCTGCTCAGCTTGGCGCTTGGCATTGTTCTTTCCGTTGTTTTGCTTTTATCCGCCATCCGACATTATTCCTGTAATGAAACTTATCTGGAACAACAGTTTCAAAAAAATAATATCGCCGCCGCCACTGGTTTCAGCGAGCCGGCCCTAACTCAAATCATCCGGCAAATGACCGGATATTTGTCCGGCCGGGAAAGTTCGGTTCAGCTGACTTTGCCTGTCAGCGGAAAAGAAACGCCTGTTTTTAATAATCGGGAGCTGGCATATCTGCTTGACGTAAAAGTAATCTTCGTTTTACTTGATAAAATAAAGCAGTTTTGTTTACTGCTTCTGCTGACAGTCTTGATTCCATTTTCGCTTTATGTTTATTTTTCCTGCCGCAAGCGTCGGAATGCCAAAACGGTTTGGCTGCAGCGCCGGTACTGGATGAATATTTTCAAAATTCTGGCCTTCAATGCCGCATTTACTCTGATTTTGACCGGTGGACTGACGTTTATGATGCTGACAAACTTTGATAAGTATTTTACTTATTTTCACCGTTTTCTTTTTGATGTCGATTTATGGCTGTTAAACTCTTATGACCGCCTCAGCCAAATGCTGCCGAAAAAACTTTTTTATGATGTCATTTTGCAAATCATGGGGCATTACGCTGTTATTTCTTTAATTTTGGGCGCTGCCGGACTGATCTTTTTTGCCATCTTAAAAAAAGACGAAGCTGCCCTTTAAAGCTTTGTTTACCTGCGGGGAAAATTTTATAATGGCCGCACAGAAACGGGCAATGTTTCGAACATGGGAAAGCCCAATAAAATGATATAACTAAGGCTTTGACCGCAAATTGGGGTGTCTGCTGCCAAAGCCGTATCATCGTAAAATTAACTAAGGAGGGGGCCTTTTGCCCATATGTCATGAAAAACCGCGAAGAAATCCGTACCACTTTTTTGCTGCAGGAATTAAAGGAAAGCAAGAGTATTTATAGCTATCTGCAAAACAATTATGAAATTTTTTCCGAACAGATTTTTACTGAATATCTAAAACAGCTGATCGACCGAAACAACATTCCCAAAACCGAATTGGTTTTGCAGACCGGTTTATCCAAATCTTATGTTTACGCAATTTTAAGCGGCGAACGGCGGCCGCCTTCCCGCAATCGGGTAATTTTAATGGCACTGGCTGTTAAGGCAACCTTAGAAGAAACACAAAACTTACTGGTTTACAGTGAATATAACCCGCTTTCTCCCAAGGTTCAGCGCGACGCCGCCATCATTTTTGCCATTGAACAGCAGCTCAGTTCGTTTCAACTAACCGAGCTGCTGTTTGACTTAAACCTAGAGCCGCTGGAATAACGTCACATACAAGTTCGCTAATATGCAAAATTACCTTAATGGTTAGCTGTATTTGCCTATACTGAAAGCAAGCTTTCGTATAGGCAATATAAGCTAACCATCTTGATAATATGCTTTTGTTGCCTATATAAGAGCTTGCTCTTAATATAGGCAAACAGAGCAGATTATCTTGCTGTAATCCATTGAAAAAAAACTTGCTCTGAAAGGCAAACTGCAAAACAGCCTGCGCCGGCCATGCTTTAATATCCTCTGTCCTTTAAACCGGCTGCCAGGGATACATAAAACTCCCGGACATCAAAGCCCGGAATATTTTCCCGATTCAGATCAATCATATCACCATGCGAAATCCCGCGCCGGGACCCGGGCTCCAAAAGAGTAAACCGTTCTCCCCACGGCGCTGAGTCGATCGCTACCAGCCCGTCATTTTTACCGTCAAAATGCCTGACGACAGGATAACTGACATTCAACGGAAAACGCCCGCCGGTGGCCTTGCGGCAATAGGAGCCGACGCTTTCATAGAGTATGCCCGGCATATCCGGCGTGATTTTATTCCGCTCGGCACAGGCTGATGCCGTCAAATCACCGACTGCCGCCAAAAAATCCGGCGTTTGATCACCCAACTGCTTCAGCACCCGATTATAGGAGGCAGCCATCGCTTGTTTTAAGCCATTCGGACAGCGTCCGATCAGATATTCGGCGAAAATGCAGCCCCGATGCGGCGTATTAATAGTGGTCAAACTGGCGACATAGGGCGCTGCCCCAAAACGGCTGATTGCCGCCCGGCTGTCCAGCCCGCCTTTAGAATGAGCAATGATATTCACTTTGCCGCAGCCCGTTTCCTGAACGATCTGCCGGATTCGTTCCGCCAGTTCTGCGCCGCAGCAATCAACGGACGCGGCTGACTGCTGGTTGCCGTAATAAATAGTCGCGCCGTTTTTAATCAGCTCTCCCGGCACCCGCCCCCAATAATTCAAATATCGAAAATCTCTGAAAAAAACACCATGCACCAGCAGCAGCGGATATTTGGTCCGGCAAATCTCACTGGCCGCCCGCCGGCTGTTTCTTTCAGCCTTCTCGGCTTCAATCGCTATTTCCGCTTCGGCAATGCGAATCATTTTCAGCAGATAGTATAAATTAAAGCCCGGCACCCACGCCAACAGCAGCGCCAAAACCCGGTGCCTGATCCCCAGCTGAACGGACATCGTGTATAAACGCAGCATTCCGCTCCAAAAAACAACCGCTTCACACAGCAATGCCAAGAAGATACTTTGAGCAGCATAGGCCAAATACCAGATGCCCATTTCCGGCCCTGCTTCCTGATAAGCTCCAATCAAAAAAACAAGCTGCAGCGGCAGTGTTACGGCCGCACTGATTAAAAACAGGCGCAAAAGCTCACAGCCATTGGCTAGCACACGCAGCACTTTCGTCGGCTGGCTGTTCTTCTGCGGAACAATCAAAATAAAAAGCAACAACAAAAACAACAGCGCCGTCAGGATTCCCAGCCCGATCGCCGACACTCCGGCCGTCATCAACAGTGCCAGTAAAACAAATAAATTAGCCGCTCCGATAATAATGCCGCTGTAAATAAAGCGCCTGAATAATCGCATGATGTTTCTCCTCATATTTTGACATTCTCTCATTGCCAATTTGAAAATGCTCAAATGCAAACCATTTCGTCAAAAAAGTCGAAGTACTAACATAAGATACTACTAAATATTATATCATAAACTTAGCGTGAGCAATAGAAGATATGAAAAGATTTCTTTTTTGGACATACTAAAAGATGTGCCTGCTTTCCAATCAGAATAAATTAACCTTGCTATTATGCTTGAATAAATCTATGACTTTTCATAACTGGAAGCATGCACAATTGATTTGATTTCAATTTTATTTTTCGTGATACCCATGCCATTTTTTGCCCAGTTCATTAAGACGTAAAACCTCATTGGCAGGCAAATCAGCATTAATATCTGGAAACATTAATTTACGGATAAACTCCGTCTGCAAAAGATTTTCCAATGAACATATTTTAGCAAAAGCTGTCAATGGGTCTGCAGCATAAGCTACCACTCCATGATTTTGTAAAAAAACAGTATCATAATCCATTATATATTTAGAAATATCCCCCAAGATATCCCTTGTTCCCGGCATTCCATATCGACAGCATGGCACTCTGCCAAATTGAAGAATTCCTTCGGTCGCACATTTTGTTTCATATGCCTGCCCCGCTTGCGCCCAGGCCGTCGAAAAAGGCGCATGACAATGCACAACCGCATTTACATCCGAGCGCATTCTGTATATTTCTGTGTGTAAAATATATTCTGATGTCTTTGCCAAATCACC of Lachnospiraceae bacterium oral taxon 500 contains these proteins:
- a CDS encoding class II aldolase family protein, with translation MFDYECKAAVVEIAHRLARRGFAGTFEGNISYRNGERIYMTPTTQDKETLTEGKIICIDIDGNQEEGDLAKTSEYILHTEIYRMRSDVNAVVHCHAPFSTAWAQAGQAYETKCATEGILQFGRVPCCRYGMPGTRDILGDISKYIMDYDTVFLQNHGVVAYAADPLTAFAKICSLENLLQTEFIRKLMFPDINADLPANEVLRLNELGKKWHGYHEK
- a CDS encoding triacylglycerol lipase, which codes for MRLFRRFIYSGIIIGAANLFVLLALLMTAGVSAIGLGILTALLFLLLLFILIVPQKNSQPTKVLRVLANGCELLRLFLISAAVTLPLQLVFLIGAYQEAGPEMGIWYLAYAAQSIFLALLCEAVVFWSGMLRLYTMSVQLGIRHRVLALLLAWVPGFNLYYLLKMIRIAEAEIAIEAEKAERNSRRAASEICRTKYPLLLVHGVFFRDFRYLNYWGRVPGELIKNGATIYYGNQQSAASVDCCGAELAERIRQIVQETGCGKVNIIAHSKGGLDSRAAISRFGAAPYVASLTTINTPHRGCIFAEYLIGRCPNGLKQAMAASYNRVLKQLGDQTPDFLAAVGDLTASACAERNKITPDMPGILYESVGSYCRKATGGRFPLNVSYPVVRHFDGKNDGLVAIDSAPWGERFTLLEPGSRRGISHGDMIDLNRENIPGFDVREFYVSLAAGLKDRGY
- a CDS encoding ABC transporter; the encoded protein is MLFRRRISRREFMKLLELQNVKKSYKKVTAVNDLSFAAESGEIIGLLGVNGAGKSTTIEMIATLLKPDSGFIYYKGKDIQKEPQVIRREMGYVPQEIMLFSELTGRQNLDFWGRAYGLGGRALAEAIAWVLELCELGAQIDRPVREYSGGMQRRINVGTAILHRPQLLILDEATVGMDVLAAAKIMQMLQNLNQSLGTTILLASHNMAETETLCQRFLLLKQGRLKADRPKAELQKSNISLRDWFIREMTE